In Sebaldella termitidis ATCC 33386, one DNA window encodes the following:
- the trpA gene encoding tryptophan synthase subunit alpha yields MNKLQNIFKDKKNVNIGYIVGGFPNIDYTRKFLLNLKKSPIDILEIGIPYSDPIADGKIISEASFKASQNNITPDTVFDLLISEKENIHTPLVFLIYYNLIFAYGIDHFIKKSVEAGITGLVIPDLPYEEAQELIEKLNKNNIAFIPLISVTSQNRIPKLVSQGSGFIYAIASLGVTGTKQVSPDRLTEFIHEIKKYTDLPVAIGFGIKNREDIIKLRNSADGLIVGTSIVRLTESYTPDEVVPKLEELFVV; encoded by the coding sequence ATGAATAAGCTGCAAAATATTTTTAAAGACAAGAAAAATGTAAATATCGGATATATAGTAGGCGGTTTTCCAAATATTGATTATACCAGAAAGTTTCTTCTGAATCTGAAAAAATCACCTATAGATATTCTGGAAATAGGTATTCCCTATTCCGATCCCATAGCTGACGGAAAAATAATTTCAGAAGCTTCCTTTAAAGCTTCACAGAATAATATTACTCCTGACACAGTTTTTGACCTTTTAATTTCTGAAAAGGAAAATATACATACTCCCCTTGTGTTTTTAATTTATTATAATCTTATTTTTGCTTACGGAATTGATCATTTTATAAAAAAATCCGTAGAAGCAGGCATAACAGGACTTGTAATTCCTGATCTGCCGTATGAAGAGGCACAGGAGCTTATTGAGAAGCTTAATAAAAATAATATTGCCTTTATTCCTCTTATAAGCGTTACTTCACAAAACCGGATTCCAAAACTGGTTTCACAGGGAAGCGGTTTTATATATGCTATTGCATCACTTGGCGTTACTGGAACAAAACAGGTTTCTCCGGACAGACTTACTGAATTTATACACGAGATAAAAAAGTATACTGATCTTCCTGTTGCTATAGGCTTTGGAATAAAAAACAGGGAAGATATAATAAAGCTGCGTAACTCGGCAGACGGTCTGATAGTGGGAACCTCTATAGTCCGGCTGACAGAAAGCTATACTCCTGATGAGGTAGTTCCCAAGCTGGAGGAGTTATTCGTTGTATAG
- a CDS encoding FAD-binding oxidoreductase: MSYKKIDSHIISEFLSFLDEKQVIASENEKLAYAQDKTEDFVYMPELVLVPGNTEDISKILKICNKHIIPVTVRSTGTGLSGGALPVKGGIVISMEKFNKILNIDTDNFQITTEPFVINYILQQAVKEKGLFYPPDPANYKDCSIGGNISENSGGPKAVKYGTTKDYVLSLEVVLANGDIIHTGRNLIKDVAGYNLTQLFVGSEGTLGIITKATLKLLPVVKENVLMLMSFTSVEDAGKAVNTILNTGIIPSSLEFMERNALIISKEHINAEFPPVSEKTQAHLIVELDGNDYEKLLEERELLKKAVENADNPEFILFANSEEEKEQIWTLRRNTGTAVGDKDVYKEQDISIPRANIPKAVNYINNWCQKYGYTAACYGHAGDGNIHANILRSGVSDDIWNNKLKLHLKELFDYICNALNGSVTGEHGIGFVQREYLPVMIDQTTLNIMKSIKNLLDPNNIINPGKIFLD; encoded by the coding sequence ATGTCATATAAAAAAATCGACAGTCATATTATTTCTGAATTTTTGTCTTTTCTTGATGAAAAGCAGGTTATTGCTTCAGAAAACGAAAAGCTGGCATACGCACAGGATAAAACAGAAGATTTTGTATATATGCCGGAATTAGTTTTGGTTCCCGGCAATACAGAGGATATCTCAAAAATATTAAAAATATGTAATAAACACATAATTCCTGTTACGGTGAGAAGTACCGGTACAGGACTCAGCGGCGGAGCACTTCCGGTAAAAGGCGGAATTGTGATTTCCATGGAAAAATTCAACAAAATACTCAATATTGATACTGATAATTTCCAGATAACTACAGAGCCGTTTGTCATAAATTATATTTTACAGCAGGCAGTAAAAGAAAAAGGTCTTTTTTATCCTCCTGATCCTGCTAATTACAAAGACTGCTCTATCGGAGGAAATATATCTGAAAATTCAGGCGGACCCAAAGCTGTCAAATACGGCACTACGAAAGATTACGTTCTAAGTCTTGAAGTAGTACTTGCCAACGGAGATATTATACACACAGGAAGAAATCTTATAAAAGATGTCGCAGGCTATAATCTGACACAGCTCTTTGTGGGAAGCGAGGGCACTCTCGGGATTATTACTAAAGCTACATTAAAGCTCCTTCCTGTTGTAAAAGAAAATGTACTTATGCTTATGTCATTTACTTCTGTGGAAGACGCAGGAAAAGCTGTAAATACTATTTTGAATACGGGAATTATTCCAAGCTCTCTTGAATTTATGGAAAGAAATGCCCTTATTATATCCAAAGAACATATAAATGCTGAATTTCCTCCTGTAAGTGAAAAAACTCAGGCACATCTTATAGTAGAGCTTGACGGCAATGATTATGAAAAACTTCTTGAAGAAAGAGAACTTCTGAAAAAAGCAGTAGAAAATGCTGACAACCCTGAATTTATCCTCTTTGCCAATTCAGAGGAGGAAAAAGAACAGATATGGACACTGCGTAGAAATACGGGAACTGCCGTAGGAGATAAGGATGTTTATAAGGAACAGGATATTTCCATACCGCGTGCCAATATCCCGAAAGCAGTAAATTATATCAATAACTGGTGTCAGAAATACGGCTATACAGCTGCATGCTACGGACATGCAGGAGACGGGAATATCCATGCAAATATTTTGCGTTCGGGAGTTTCTGACGATATCTGGAATAATAAGCTGAAACTGCACCTAAAAGAGCTTTTTGATTATATATGCAATGCCCTGAACGGCTCAGTTACCGGAGAACACGGAATAGGCTTTGTTCAGAGAGAATATCTTCCGGTTATGATAGACCAGACTACACTTAATATAATGAAAAGCATAAAGAATCTTCTTGATCCGAATAATATTATTAATCCGGGTAAGATTTTTCTGGATTAG
- a CDS encoding M50 family metallopeptidase, which translates to MSIIITVLLLGIIVFIHEFGHFITAKMFHMPVLEFAVGMGPKLISKKVKTTVYSIRAIPFGGFVSIDGMEVEAENEVENGFNTQNPLKRLIVLSAGVFMNFLSGIIALFILFSITGVISTKDIPAKVKNVAVSAEASSVLQKGDIITSFNGNKINNWQELTKNIIELNVSGYKGQDIDLKVLRDNKEIDLKTKLTSGEGNNYILGVEVDAPKMNPLDRAKLSFLSFFKIMEEMIKGLAGLVTGKVGLNNLTGPVGLTKVVGEAYSSGGFIILLNFFVLISLNIGLLNLLPFPALDGGRIIFVFLEMIGIKINKKLEEKFHIIGFSLLIGLMVFVVFNDIKNF; encoded by the coding sequence ATGAGTATAATAATTACAGTGCTTTTATTAGGGATAATAGTATTTATCCACGAATTCGGACATTTTATAACAGCGAAGATGTTTCATATGCCTGTACTGGAGTTCGCAGTAGGTATGGGGCCGAAGCTTATATCAAAAAAAGTAAAAACAACAGTCTACTCTATAAGGGCAATTCCTTTCGGCGGTTTTGTGAGCATAGACGGAATGGAAGTGGAAGCAGAAAATGAAGTAGAAAACGGGTTTAATACGCAAAATCCTTTAAAAAGACTGATAGTACTAAGTGCAGGAGTCTTTATGAATTTTTTGTCAGGGATAATCGCATTATTTATTTTATTTTCTATAACAGGTGTAATCTCAACTAAGGATATACCGGCAAAAGTAAAGAATGTTGCGGTATCTGCAGAAGCAAGCAGTGTTTTGCAAAAGGGAGACATAATAACTTCCTTTAACGGAAATAAAATAAATAACTGGCAGGAGCTTACGAAAAATATTATAGAATTAAATGTCAGCGGATATAAAGGACAGGATATAGATTTAAAAGTCTTAAGAGACAATAAAGAGATAGATTTGAAAACAAAGCTTACATCAGGAGAGGGAAATAATTATATACTGGGAGTGGAAGTAGATGCTCCGAAAATGAATCCTCTTGACAGGGCAAAGCTGTCTTTTCTTTCATTTTTCAAAATAATGGAAGAAATGATAAAAGGACTGGCGGGGCTGGTAACAGGTAAAGTAGGATTAAACAATCTTACAGGTCCGGTAGGACTTACTAAAGTAGTGGGAGAGGCTTATTCCAGCGGCGGATTTATAATACTGCTGAATTTCTTTGTGTTGATATCACTTAATATAGGACTGCTTAATCTTTTGCCGTTTCCGGCACTTGACGGCGGCAGAATCATTTTTGTATTTTTGGAAATGATAGGAATAAAGATAAATAAGAAGCTTGAAGAAAAATTTCATATAATAGGCTTTAGTCTTCTTATAGGTTTGATGGTTTTTGTAGTATTTAATGATATAAAAAACTTTTAG
- a CDS encoding phosphoribosylanthranilate isomerase gives MSKLKICGIRSMEEILELAELDIDYFGCIFAKSPRQVSADLAKKITETAHQYNKKTVGVFVNSSVDEIREIRNAAKLDIIQLHGDESPNFCKKLGGTIWKVFRVFDKIPDILPYKEYIEYPLFDTKGKEHGGNGIVFDWSILENLNYPYILAGGLSEKNIKDALKYNPAVLDVNSRVEINNRKDKKLILDIINIVK, from the coding sequence ATGAGTAAACTAAAAATATGCGGAATCAGGTCTATGGAAGAAATACTTGAACTTGCAGAACTTGATATCGATTATTTCGGATGTATTTTTGCCAAAAGTCCCAGACAGGTTTCTGCGGATCTTGCAAAAAAAATAACAGAAACAGCACATCAATATAATAAAAAAACAGTCGGTGTCTTTGTTAACTCATCAGTAGATGAGATAAGAGAAATAAGAAATGCTGCAAAGCTTGATATTATCCAGCTTCATGGTGATGAAAGTCCGAATTTCTGTAAAAAGCTCGGCGGAACAATCTGGAAAGTATTCAGGGTTTTTGACAAAATACCTGATATCTTACCTTATAAAGAGTATATTGAATATCCTCTTTTTGATACCAAAGGTAAGGAGCACGGCGGAAACGGAATTGTTTTTGACTGGAGCATACTGGAAAATCTGAATTATCCTTATATTCTCGCAGGAGGACTGTCAGAAAAAAATATAAAGGATGCGCTGAAATATAACCCGGCAGTTCTTGATGTCAACAGCAGGGTTGAAATAAATAACAGAAAAGATAAAAAACTTATACTCGACATAATTAATATTGTTAAATAA
- a CDS encoding APC family permease, whose translation METHLNKKYGLFVALSMVVGIVIGIGIFFKAEVILNEAGGNPKIALLAWAAGGVITIFSGLTIAEVSAAIPKTGGIVAYADEIYGRFFSYIVGWSLCILYMPAIEAIIVYYFSIFLLNFLGIEANMPYMLLISFGTLTAVSFINMFTKKAGGIIQIVSTAAKLIPIVLIIIYGFSKGNMLHVTWNSYGMTGSGHGKSFFLLFGKALVPVMFAFDGWIYVSSISGELKNLKKDLPRSIIWGLSIITLVYLLFNTALLAVFPVNKIIEQGIFGIALYLFGEKGAKFIFAGIVISAFGGLNGFIIASPRIPYSLALENKFPCKNIIGKVNTKYDQPINASILMYILACIYLALIFITRNPNVFGDIPVAVFWVYYSFLFMGVIILRKKAPDIERPYKVPCYPVIPVLATISGITIAVYAAIANPWYMFISGVLIAAGLVFYKKDK comes from the coding sequence ATGGAAACGCATTTAAATAAAAAATACGGTTTATTCGTAGCATTATCAATGGTAGTGGGAATTGTCATAGGAATAGGGATATTCTTTAAGGCAGAGGTGATATTAAATGAAGCAGGGGGTAACCCGAAAATAGCACTTCTTGCTTGGGCTGCCGGCGGGGTAATAACAATTTTTTCCGGGCTGACAATTGCGGAAGTGAGTGCAGCAATACCTAAAACTGGGGGAATAGTAGCTTATGCAGATGAAATATATGGAAGATTTTTTTCCTATATAGTGGGATGGAGTCTCTGCATTTTATATATGCCAGCAATAGAAGCAATTATAGTATACTATTTTTCTATTTTTTTGCTGAATTTTCTCGGAATAGAGGCAAATATGCCTTATATGCTTCTTATCTCCTTCGGAACGCTCACAGCAGTAAGCTTTATAAATATGTTTACAAAAAAAGCCGGAGGAATAATACAGATAGTATCGACAGCAGCAAAATTAATTCCTATTGTTCTGATAATAATATATGGTTTTTCAAAAGGGAATATGCTGCATGTCACGTGGAATTCATACGGAATGACAGGGAGCGGTCACGGGAAATCTTTTTTTCTTTTGTTTGGAAAAGCTTTGGTGCCTGTTATGTTTGCATTTGACGGCTGGATATATGTAAGTTCCATATCCGGAGAGCTGAAAAATCTGAAGAAAGATCTTCCAAGATCGATAATATGGGGCTTAAGTATAATAACTCTGGTATATTTACTGTTTAATACAGCGTTGCTTGCCGTTTTTCCCGTAAATAAAATAATAGAGCAGGGAATATTCGGAATAGCTCTTTATCTTTTCGGGGAAAAAGGAGCAAAATTTATATTTGCCGGAATTGTAATATCTGCATTCGGCGGATTAAACGGTTTTATAATAGCAAGCCCCAGAATTCCTTACAGTCTGGCTTTGGAAAATAAATTTCCCTGTAAGAATATAATCGGAAAAGTGAATACAAAATATGATCAGCCTATAAATGCTTCTATACTTATGTATATTTTGGCATGTATTTATCTGGCACTTATATTCATCACGAGAAATCCCAATGTATTCGGTGATATCCCTGTAGCGGTATTCTGGGTATATTATTCTTTCCTGTTTATGGGTGTTATAATACTGAGAAAAAAAGCACCTGATATAGAAAGACCTTACAAGGTGCCGTGTTATCCGGTTATTCCCGTACTTGCCACAATAAGCGGGATTACAATAGCAGTATATGCAGCTATAGCCAATCCGTGGTATATGTTTATATCGGGAGTATTAATAGCAGCGGGACTGGTATTTTATAAAAAAGACAAATAA
- a CDS encoding DUF4037 domain-containing protein, whose translation MKGMELSRLYYEKVCKPVIEKEAGELTERTAVGLVGEGSECYGYDDEISRDHDFGPSCCFWLTKEDYRIYGGKLREILDSLPKSFMSFPALKMSEWGGGRRGVLNTESFYRKFTGKENGPETLDEWRMIPETNLSIVTNGSVFSDPLGEFTKIRNRLLEYYPEDIRLDKIASRCMKIAQSGQYNLGRCLKRGEFVAARIAEAEFINESIYMIYLLNKKYMPFYKWMHKDMQFLPILGKEVHNLLNNLISIQNSEKPETAEKICGLIINELKIQGISENKSDFLLDHGPDIQRKISDESLRNSNPWID comes from the coding sequence ATGAAAGGAATGGAACTGTCAAGGCTTTATTATGAAAAAGTCTGCAAGCCTGTGATAGAGAAAGAAGCAGGAGAGCTTACAGAACGGACAGCGGTCGGACTTGTAGGCGAGGGTTCTGAGTGTTACGGTTATGATGATGAAATATCAAGAGACCATGATTTCGGACCATCATGCTGTTTTTGGCTGACAAAGGAAGATTACCGGATATACGGCGGAAAGCTCAGGGAAATACTGGATTCTCTGCCAAAGAGCTTTATGTCGTTTCCTGCGTTGAAAATGAGCGAATGGGGAGGCGGCAGACGGGGAGTATTGAATACAGAAAGCTTTTACCGGAAATTTACAGGAAAAGAAAACGGGCCTGAAACGCTGGATGAATGGAGAATGATTCCCGAAACAAATCTTTCTATAGTAACAAACGGCAGTGTATTCAGCGATCCCTTGGGCGAATTTACGAAAATAAGAAACCGCCTTCTGGAATATTATCCTGAGGATATAAGGCTTGATAAAATAGCTTCCAGATGTATGAAAATAGCCCAATCGGGACAATATAACCTTGGAAGATGTCTGAAAAGAGGGGAATTTGTTGCTGCAAGAATTGCAGAAGCTGAGTTTATCAATGAAAGTATATACATGATTTATCTTCTGAATAAAAAATATATGCCTTTTTATAAATGGATGCATAAGGATATGCAGTTTTTGCCTATACTTGGCAAAGAAGTGCATAATTTGCTTAATAATCTTATAAGTATACAAAATTCCGAAAAGCCTGAAACAGCAGAAAAAATTTGCGGACTGATAATTAATGAGCTGAAAATACAGGGGATTTCTGAAAATAAAAGTGATTTTTTACTTGATCACGGACCGGATATTCAGAGAAAAATATCAGATGAGAGTTTGAGAAATTCTAATCCGTGGATAGATTAG
- a CDS encoding NAD(P)H-dependent oxidoreductase has product MKILGISAGTRNGNNDSMCKEALMGAKLAGAEVEFIRLLDLDIKHCTGCTVCVRTLMSGQGGICTLKDDFEWIKDKILDADGLIFSVPIFEKGALGLFRTLLDRFGPRMDRANNVIGTEIARENGGKEPDQRILKNKVVSYMSLGGSEWTTRVQCDMELFSLVPMWKTINNEVFDWSSNIILDDKRVKKVNEIGQNLAKAAFDIEKAEYLGDSGICPHCHSRNFYLNNNSNEAICCLCGITGEIKTTDGKISFHFPEEQISHAHNTMPGKIIHVNDIKQTVETLKEVKSSDLYADRMKKYKEFIQPVMPEN; this is encoded by the coding sequence ATGAAAATACTTGGAATTTCAGCAGGCACAAGAAACGGAAATAATGATTCGATGTGTAAGGAAGCACTGATGGGAGCAAAACTGGCAGGAGCCGAAGTAGAATTTATAAGACTGCTTGATCTTGATATTAAGCATTGTACAGGCTGTACTGTCTGTGTAAGAACTCTGATGTCAGGACAGGGCGGAATATGTACGCTAAAAGATGATTTTGAATGGATAAAAGATAAAATTCTGGATGCTGACGGATTGATTTTTTCTGTTCCTATTTTTGAAAAAGGAGCACTTGGATTGTTCAGAACCCTTCTTGACCGTTTCGGACCGAGAATGGACAGAGCAAACAATGTTATCGGTACAGAAATAGCAAGAGAAAACGGCGGCAAGGAACCGGATCAGAGAATCTTGAAAAATAAGGTTGTTTCATACATGAGCTTAGGCGGCTCTGAGTGGACAACAAGAGTTCAGTGTGATATGGAGCTGTTTTCACTGGTTCCTATGTGGAAAACAATAAACAATGAAGTTTTTGACTGGTCTTCAAATATTATTTTAGACGATAAAAGAGTAAAAAAAGTAAATGAAATCGGACAAAATCTTGCAAAAGCCGCTTTTGACATAGAAAAAGCAGAATATCTCGGAGATTCGGGAATATGCCCTCACTGTCACAGCAGAAACTTTTATTTAAATAATAATTCCAACGAAGCTATATGCTGCTTATGCGGAATAACAGGAGAAATTAAGACAACAGACGGAAAAATCAGCTTTCACTTTCCGGAAGAACAAATTTCACATGCACATAATACAATGCCCGGAAAAATTATTCATGTCAATGATATTAAACAAACAGTGGAGACATTAAAAGAAGTGAAAAGTTCTGATTTATACGCTGACAGAATGAAAAAATACAAAGAATTTATTCAGCCGGTTATGCCCGAAAATTAA
- a CDS encoding TetR/AcrR family transcriptional regulator, with the protein MGSKVEQKIQSKGLIVQSLVYLMRKKSFHEIKITEICKKAGVSRLSYYRNFESKEDIVLYYFNNNFEKIIGKITMMESISYRELIEMLFLHFMENLEENKLFFRDKLIYLISISTDEYMKKFLKVVFKDNDHDDFILKFLQGGIMNIMIGLMTGDENHSVEDIAVRIDFIYKMLSERTEI; encoded by the coding sequence ATGGGAAGCAAAGTGGAACAGAAAATACAGAGTAAAGGCTTGATAGTGCAGTCATTGGTATATTTAATGAGAAAGAAATCTTTTCATGAGATAAAAATAACAGAAATATGTAAAAAAGCAGGAGTATCAAGGCTTAGTTATTACAGAAATTTTGAAAGCAAAGAGGATATTGTTCTATATTATTTCAACAATAACTTTGAAAAAATTATAGGGAAAATAACTATGATGGAAAGTATCAGCTACAGGGAGCTGATTGAAATGCTGTTTCTGCATTTTATGGAGAATCTGGAAGAGAATAAACTGTTTTTTCGTGATAAGCTGATATATCTGATATCTATTTCTACAGATGAGTACATGAAAAAATTCCTGAAAGTGGTTTTTAAAGATAATGATCATGATGATTTTATACTGAAATTTTTACAGGGCGGTATAATGAATATAATGATAGGACTCATGACAGGCGATGAAAATCACAGTGTGGAGGATATTGCTGTAAGGATAGACTTTATATATAAAATGTTAAGCGAAAGAACAGAAATCTGA
- a CDS encoding DUF4125 family protein gives MTEKSIQELAEEITQREWKMFHNTQNIGGQASCQNDRETFEIMRKSQWETCNTPVLNSYLTDLIRAEAAGYNLLTEKYARMMEYTMPEEYGKIKDKLPKISDIKQEITENILKEYLPWRKEVNKKYPKLSNAGRPLEKNDDTEEVTSVETYYRGELLTYSVETLELYYSYILDCVRAGRNLVRDNLENMVKMYGYSSLEDAEKKL, from the coding sequence ATGACTGAAAAAAGTATACAGGAGCTGGCAGAGGAAATAACACAGAGAGAATGGAAAATGTTTCATAATACACAGAATATCGGTGGACAGGCCTCGTGTCAGAATGATCGGGAGACATTTGAAATAATGAGGAAAAGCCAGTGGGAAACTTGCAATACTCCTGTTTTAAACAGTTATCTTACAGATCTGATCAGAGCAGAGGCAGCAGGATATAATCTTCTTACTGAAAAATATGCCAGAATGATGGAATACACAATGCCGGAAGAATATGGGAAAATTAAAGACAAGCTTCCCAAAATAAGTGATATAAAACAGGAAATAACTGAAAATATTCTAAAGGAATATCTTCCGTGGAGGAAAGAGGTAAATAAAAAATATCCTAAGCTTTCCAATGCAGGAAGACCTTTGGAAAAAAACGACGATACAGAGGAAGTGACTTCAGTGGAAACATATTACAGGGGGGAGCTTCTTACATATTCGGTGGAGACTCTGGAGCTTTATTATTCATATATTCTTGACTGTGTCCGTGCCGGACGGAATCTGGTCCGTGATAATCTTGAGAATATGGTAAAAATGTACGGATACAGCTCTCTTGAAGATGCAGAAAAAAAGCTGTAA
- a CDS encoding tetratricopeptide repeat protein, which translates to MKGIRMEMSLESLTEKILELKKQGKVLEQIPVYRELLFAARQNYGTESNEVITILNDLGGILRYVGEYSEAESYLLESEKLIRKKYGTDNREYATCILNLAELYRFMREYDKALELYKKSMKIYSANGENGYLYASVCNNLGLLYQDIKEYEKALELHEKSLEILGKLSDYRLEYGTTLNNLVLPYKLTGKREKAKKCTEEALEIFAGTLGKEHSLYSAALNNLAIFFYEEKEYKKAGDLFEESLRICEKTFGKNSINYKNLEENLKAVRAKTGEES; encoded by the coding sequence ATGAAAGGAATAAGAATGGAGATGTCTTTGGAAAGCCTGACAGAAAAAATTTTGGAATTAAAAAAACAGGGAAAAGTTTTGGAGCAAATTCCCGTTTACAGGGAACTGCTTTTTGCTGCGAGACAGAATTACGGTACTGAGAGTAATGAAGTAATAACAATATTAAATGATTTAGGCGGAATTTTGAGATATGTAGGCGAATATAGCGAGGCAGAGAGCTATTTGCTTGAGTCAGAAAAGCTTATAAGAAAAAAATACGGCACAGATAATAGAGAATATGCCACTTGTATTTTAAATCTTGCAGAATTATACAGATTTATGAGAGAGTATGATAAAGCTCTGGAGCTTTATAAAAAGAGCATGAAAATATATTCAGCAAATGGTGAAAACGGATATCTATATGCAAGTGTATGTAATAATCTGGGGCTTTTATATCAGGATATAAAGGAATACGAAAAGGCTTTGGAGCTGCATGAAAAAAGTCTGGAAATTCTGGGAAAGCTGTCGGATTACAGGCTTGAATACGGAACTACTCTTAATAATCTTGTACTTCCTTATAAATTAACTGGAAAAAGGGAAAAAGCTAAAAAATGTACGGAAGAAGCTTTGGAAATATTTGCCGGAACACTGGGAAAAGAGCATTCGCTTTATTCAGCGGCTTTAAACAATCTTGCTATATTTTTCTATGAAGAGAAGGAATATAAAAAAGCCGGAGATTTATTTGAGGAAAGCCTTCGGATTTGTGAAAAGACATTTGGAAAAAACAGCATTAATTATAAAAATCTTGAAGAGAATTTGAAAGCAGTAAGGGCAAAAACAGGTGAAGAATCATGA
- the trpB gene encoding tryptophan synthase subunit beta, giving the protein MNKKSYYGNFGGQFVPETIMNALIDLENEYEKTIDDKKFRDEFQSLLKDFVGRETPLYHAKNLSEFYGHNIFLKREDLNHTGAHKINNALGQALLAKRMGKKKVIAETGAGQHGVAAATAAALLGMECDVYMGAVDIERQRLNVFRMELLGARVISVEEGLKTLKEATTAAIQAWVNEVEDVFYIIGSVVGPYPYPKMVKDFQSVIGDETKKQMEKYGNTDCIIACVGGGSNAMGIFSAFLDNEDTALYGIEAGGKGIDTEEHAATLSMGSPGILHGMKTYVLQDKYGRINPVHSISAGLDYPGVGPEHSYLFDTKRVTYAAVTDDEAIEALLLLTQKEGIIPAIESAHAVAYLKKLCPVLKEKKNIVVNISGRGDKDMHTVFSILKGGEIHE; this is encoded by the coding sequence ATGAATAAAAAATCTTATTATGGAAATTTCGGGGGACAGTTTGTTCCTGAAACTATTATGAATGCACTGATTGATCTTGAAAATGAATATGAAAAAACCATTGATGATAAAAAATTCAGAGACGAATTTCAAAGTCTGCTGAAAGACTTCGTAGGAAGAGAAACTCCTTTATACCACGCAAAAAATCTGAGTGAATTTTACGGGCATAATATATTTTTAAAAAGAGAAGATCTGAACCACACAGGAGCTCATAAAATAAATAATGCACTTGGTCAGGCTCTTCTTGCCAAAAGAATGGGTAAAAAGAAAGTAATTGCTGAAACAGGTGCAGGACAGCACGGTGTTGCCGCAGCTACTGCCGCTGCTCTTCTGGGTATGGAATGTGATGTATATATGGGAGCTGTAGATATCGAAAGACAAAGGCTGAATGTTTTTCGTATGGAACTCCTCGGAGCCAGAGTCATTTCAGTGGAGGAAGGGCTGAAAACCCTGAAAGAGGCTACTACCGCTGCTATTCAGGCATGGGTCAATGAAGTAGAGGATGTATTTTATATTATTGGTTCCGTAGTAGGACCATATCCATATCCAAAAATGGTAAAAGATTTTCAGTCTGTCATCGGTGATGAGACAAAAAAACAAATGGAGAAATATGGAAATACTGACTGTATTATTGCCTGTGTGGGCGGCGGCAGTAATGCCATGGGTATTTTTTCCGCTTTTCTTGATAATGAAGATACGGCATTGTACGGTATTGAAGCCGGAGGAAAAGGAATTGACACAGAAGAGCATGCAGCTACCCTTAGTATGGGAAGTCCGGGAATACTCCACGGTATGAAAACTTATGTTCTTCAGGATAAATACGGGCGGATAAATCCTGTTCACTCTATATCAGCAGGGCTTGATTATCCCGGAGTCGGTCCCGAACACTCTTATCTTTTTGATACTAAAAGAGTAACATATGCGGCGGTTACTGATGATGAAGCTATAGAAGCACTTCTGCTGCTCACACAAAAAGAAGGAATAATTCCCGCTATAGAAAGTGCACATGCAGTGGCCTATCTAAAAAAACTATGCCCTGTATTAAAAGAAAAGAAAAACATTGTTGTAAATATTTCAGGACGCGGAGATAAAGATATGCATACAGTATTTTCAATATTAAAAGGAGGAGAAATCCATGAATAA